A DNA window from Daucus carota subsp. sativus chromosome 3, DH1 v3.0, whole genome shotgun sequence contains the following coding sequences:
- the LOC108211747 gene encoding receptor-like protein 9DC3: MNLRRNMVHFRNSNDLIVVVFFLSLLPLTLTERSTRRQEEGEALVKWKSSMSRSTFLESWSLINLTNLCNWTGIICNSAGSVSEIDLAENQLMASLGQFRFSTFPELKRFNIAYNNFTGPIPPNIEDLTELVYLNLSHNNLRGSVPYQVSRLQRLHTLDLSYNHLEAPNWSNFSPMPFLKSLNLSQNNLLSGFPEFISNSHNLTYLDLSYNMLTGDLVPEFNNLHNLEYLNFGNNSFRGPIPPHIFKCTKLRVLCLAKNNLSSVIPDDISTLHGLEELQLFSNFFEGPIPSSLGLLGELRILDLGDNYFNGSIPSELGLLTKLNQLHLYTNNLSGNIPSELSLLTQLKELFLDSNYLTGNIPFDIGNLKQLKALLLDENQLTGSLPETISNLTDLIYLTLDHNRFSGSISSDFLKNSRSLSLIDLSWNNFSGNIFKKFYVQPNLDCINLSGNHFTGEIPAVICNATSLKILDLSDNRFSGALPRCLGNMVGTLNSINVGRNQFRGTIPTNFSRSCHLKVLNMYGNHFEGPLSLALADCKRLKVLDIGHNAISGAFPLWLVTLGELEVLVLRSNRVNGTVSLRNIAHPFPKIRVLDLSHNELTGNLPIHYFDNMKAGDDKDDYYNLPMQLFYYHPASVSLNVKGKEYEVGSLLHIYTVIDLSCNRFQGKVPKVTGELRWLALLNLSYNSLTGLVPSVLGNMEALQSLDLSSNQLTGRIPHQLTSLTFLSTLNLSENHLTGEIPRKGQFSTFTNSSYLGNSALCGSPLTKKCMHTSPLPQGIQNDDEDENYYRFFWEVIVMGYSCGLICGFSTGYIIFTIGSLDAWFVRYINKALELRV; encoded by the exons ATGAATTTGAGGAGAAACATGGTTCACTTTCGAAACTCTAATGACCTTATTGTTGTTGTTTTCTTTCTCTCATTGCTTCCATTGACCCTCACGGAAAGATCTACAAGAAGGCAAGAAGAAGGCGAAGCTCTAGTGAAATGGAAGAGTAGCATGTCTCGGTCTACTTTCCTCGAATCCTGGTCACTCATTAATCTCACTAATCTTTGTAACTGGACTGGCATTATTTGTAACTCTGCAGGTTCTGTCAGTGAGATTGATCTTGCAGAAAATCAACTCATGGCATCGCTTGGTCAGTTCCGTTTCAGTACATTTCCAGAACTCAAGCGTTTCAACATCGCATACAACAACTTCACTGGTCCAATTCCACCAAATATTGAAGATTTGACAGAGCTGGTATACCTCAATTTAAGCCACAATAATCTCAGAGGTTCTGTTCCTTACCAGGTTAGTCGTCTTCAGAGGTTGCACACCTTGGACCTGTCATATAATCACTTAGAAGCTCCAAACTGGTCTAATTTTTCCCCCATGCCATTTTTGAAGAGCCTCAATCTTAGTCAGAATAATCTTCTCTCGGGATTCCCAGAATTCATATCCAATAGTCATAACCTGACTTACCTTGATCTTTCATATAATATGTTAACAGGTGATCTGGTGCCTGAATTTAACAATTTGCATAATCTTGAATACCTAAATTTTGGTAACAATAGTTTCAGGGGGCCGATTCCACCACATATATTCAAGTGTACCAAATTGAGAGTTCTTTGCCTAGCAAAAAATAACCTTTCAAGTGTTATTCCTGATGATATTAGCACGCTCCATGGTCTGGAAGAACTtcaattattttctaatttttttgaaggACCTATCCCTTCTTCTCTAGGTCTACTTGGTGAGCTTCGAATCCTAGACCTTGGAGATAACTATTTCAATGGCAGCATTCCTTCTGAGCTGGGGCTCTTGACAAAGCTTAATCAATTACATCTATATACCAATAATCTTAGTGGCAATATTCCTTCAGAATTGTCGCTCCTCACACAACTCAAAGAATTGTTTCTTGATTCCAATTATCTTACTGGTAATATTCCATTTGATATCGGAAATCTGAAGCAACTGAAAGCACTTCTTCTTGATGAAAATCAATTGACCGGATCACTTCCAGAGACCATCTCTAATCTCACTGATCTAATTTATCTTACCCTGGATCATAATAGGTTTTCTGGCAGTATTTCTAGTGACTTCCTGAAAAACTCTAGATCCTTGTCGCTCATTGATTTATCATGGAACAACTTTTCAGGGaacattttcaagaaattttatGTTCAGCCGAATCTTGATTGCATTAATTTAAGTGGAAACCATTTTACAG GTGAGATTCCAGCAGTTATTTGCAATGCCACATCCCTGAAGATTCTTGACCTGTCCGATAATAGATTCAGTGGTGCACTTCCACGTTGTTTGGGAAATATGGTAGGAACACTAAATTCCATTAATGTTGGTAGAAATCAATTTCGAGGAACTATACCAACAAATTTCTCCAGGAGCTGTCACCTGAAAGTTTTAAACATGTATGGCAATCACTTCGAAGGGCCTTTGTCCCTAGCATTGGCAGACTGTAAGCGGTTAAAAGTTCTTGACATTGGACATAACGCTATAAGCGGTGCCTTTCCTTTGTGGCTAGTTACTCTTGGAGAGCTCGAAGTCCTTGTCTTAAGATCAAACAGAGTAAATGGTACAGTAAGTCTCAGAAATATAGCACATCCGTTCCCCAAGATACGGGTCCTAGATCTTTCCCACAATGAACTCACTGGCAATTTGCCAATTCACTATTTTGATAATATGAAAGCAGGTGATGATAAGGATGATTATTACAATTTACCAATGCAATTATTTTACTATCATCCTGCATCTGTCTCTCTAAATGTAAAAGGAAAGGAGTACGAAGTGGGAAGCCTTCTTCATATTTACACAGTCATTGATCTCTCATGCAACAGATTTCAAGGCAAAGTTCCAAAGGTCACCGGGGAGCTTAGATGGCTTGCATTGCTTAATCTATCTTATAATAGTCTTACGGGACTTGTTCCATCAGTTCTGGGAAATATGGAAGCGCTCCAATCTCTAGATTTATCGTCGAATCAATTGACAGGTAGAATTCCTCATCAGTTAACTAGTTTGACATTTCTCTCTACCTTGAACCTCTCTGAAAACCATCTTACCGGAGAAATTCCTAGAAAAGGACAATTCAGCACTTTTACGAATAGTTCTTACCTAGGCAACTCTGCGTTGTGTGGATCTCCTTTGACAAAGAAATGCATGCATACATCGCCACTGCCACAAGGTATCCagaatgatgatgaagatgagaatTATTATAGATTCTTTTGGGAAGTGATCGTGATGGGATATTCATGTGGATTGATATGCGGATTTTCTACTGGTTACATCATCTTCACCATAGGAAGCCTAGATGCATGGTTTGTCAGATACATTAATAAAGCACTGGAGCTACGGG
- the LOC108211706 gene encoding ankyrin repeat-containing protein BDA1-like, protein MEKKLYDACVKGDVKELEALMREDELTLARLSISSCFNQTPLHLASMLGHFEFAKSLLFYKPDFASRSDSQDRSPLHVASANGYANIVKLLLEYDQEMCQVRDEDGRTPLHLAVMNGQHDSVMELIKVTSGSCGEEGTVLHLCVMYNRLNLLVRLLELNDHDLPNIKDANGNTILHSAAALRRMQIIKYLITSRSKVDVNSVNKNGLTAFDIIDQMPKDVNTMEIKELLFSASRSRTKEIKEAAKTNGLQAPRVGRASGAENKTEEVSAVASDSNFKPAKMWQKVKTSIFQNKKEKIDDSILVAATLIAAMAYQAAISPPGGVAGLDASENSLRSKTYDLGPAESFLAYFHPKLSNIFWISNTISFTASLSVTFLYISGAKLKRRIFIWLIRAAMWMTLTSMTVAYTCAVQATSGGYKQSHTIYALFIAQYVWTGLILLSFLVLVYRSVRYVVRNKRATRKKDIREAATFFRTPNTDII, encoded by the exons ATGGAGAAGAAGCTTTACGATGCATGCGTGAAAGGCGATGTGAAGGAATTGGAGGCACTGATGAGAGAAGATGAACTCACTCTTGCTAGACTTTCAATATCTTCTTGCTTTAACCAAACACCCCTGCATTTAGCTTCCATGTTAGGTCACTTCGAATTTGCCAAATCTCTTCTTTTTTATAAGCCTGACTTTGCTAGCAGGTCAGATTCACAGGATCGTTCTCCTCTTCATGTGGCATCAGCAAATGGATATGCAAATATCGTTAAACTATTGTTAGAGTACGATCAGGAAATGTGCCAAGTTCGTGATGAGGATGGAAGGACTCCCCTTCATTTGGCTGTAATGAATGGTCAACATGACTCTGTTATGGAGCTGATAAAAGTGACTTCCGGATCATGTGGTGAAGAAGGGACGGTACTGCATTTGTGTGTTATGTATAATCGTTTGAATCTTCTCGTTCGTTTGTTAGAATTGAACGACCACGATTTGCCAAACATTAAAGATGCCAATGGCAACACTATTCTACACTCTGCAGCAGCTTTAAGACGAATGCAG ATAATAAAATACCTGATCACGAGTAGAAGTAAAGTGGACGTGAATTCAGTAAATAAAAATGGCCTCACAGCTTTTGACATAATAGACCAAATGCCTAAAGATGTGAACACTATGGAAATCAAGGAGCTTCTTTTCTCAGCCAGTAGATCCAGAACCAAAGAAATTAAAGAAGCAGCAAAAACGAACGGTCTCCAGGCTCCAAGGGTAGGCCGCGCATCTGGAGCTGAAAATAAAACAGAGGAAGTATCAGCAGTAGCAAGTGACAGCAATTTCAAGCCAGCTAAGATGTGGCAGAAGGTGAAAACTTCCatctttcaaaataaaaaggaaaagataGACGATTCGATACTGGTAGCAGCAACTTTGATAGCTGCCATGGCTTACCAAGCAGCTATTAGCCCTCCAGGTGGTGTCGCTGGATTGGATGCCTCGGAAAATTCACTTCGTTCTAAAACATATGATCTTGGACCTGCCGAGTCCTTTCTAGCGTACTTTCACCCAAAATTGAGTAACATATTTTGGATATCTAACACCATCTCGTTCACGGCTTCACTGAGTGTGACATTTTTATATATCAGTGGCGCAAAACTGAAACGAAGGATTTTTATTTGGCTTATAAGGGCGGCCATGTGGATGACTCTTACCTCAATGACCGTGGCCTATACATGTGCAGTTCAAGCCACTTCTGGAGGATACAAGCAGAGCCATACAATTTATGCACTATTCATAGCACAATACGTATGGACCGGTTTGATTCTGCTTTCGTTCTTAGTTCTTGTTTATCGCTCAGTCCGCTACGTAGTGAGAAATAAAAGGGCTACCAGGAAGAAGGATATCAGGGAAGCTGCCACTTTCTTCAGAACCCCGAACACTGATATCATCTGA
- the LOC108212930 gene encoding uncharacterized protein LOC108212930 — MDVNVVNKHGFTALDVVEQMPKDVKTMEIKELLISAGALNAKEIKKAVTTSNNPRVHDGVAADYDGEAGESKLRMMWKQVKNFTIFQEKKEKRDESLLVAATVVAAMAYQAAISPPGGMAGMDAAEETRDSISPFKKSYYFGPAYSLLALFDPEISNDFWIFNTTAFLASLSVIFIFVSGAALKRPIFLWLIRAAVWITLSSMTFAYVYAVKATTPKSNDDKLNDDTFVAVELGLFIWIGFISLSFFVLICRSIRHVVGKKRAKRNINTREAAAASRAQILILSEKNI, encoded by the coding sequence ATGGACGTGAATGTTGTGAATAAACATGGTTTCACAGCTTTAGACGTAGTTGAGCAGATGCCTAAAGATGTGAAAACCATGGAAATAAAGGAGCTCCTTATCTCAGCTGGTGCTCTGAATGCTAAAGAAATTAAGAAAGCAGTAACCACGAGCAATAACCCAAGGGTACATGACGGAGTAGCAGCTGATTATGACGGGGAAGCAGGAGAAAGCAAGCTGAGAATGATGTGGAAGCAGGTTAAAAACTTCACTATCTTTCAAGAGAAGAAGGAAAAGAGAGACGAGTCATTATTGGTAGCAGCAACTGTAGTAGCCGCGATGGCTTACCAAGCAGCTATTAGCCCTCCAGGAGGTATGGCTGGAATGGACGCTGCAGAAGAAACGAGAGACTCAATTTCCCctttcaaaaaatcatattattttggaCCTGCATATTCCCTTCTAGCCCTATTTGATCCCGAAATCAGCAATGACTTTTGGATATTCAACACCACCGCTTTTTTGGCTTCTCTAAGTGTGATCTTTATCTTTGTAAGCGGTGCAGCTCTGAAAAGACCAATTTTTCTGTGGCTTATTCGCGCGGCCGTGTGGATCACTCTCTCATCAATGACTTTCGCCTATGTTTATGCAGTAAAAGCCACAACCCCAAAAAGTAATGATGATAAATTGAATGATGACACATTTGTTGCAGTCGAGCTGGGACTATTTATATGGATAGGATTCATTTCCCTGTCCTTTTTCGTTCTAATTTGTCGTTCAATCCGCCATGTGGTGGGAAAGAAAAGGGCTAAGAGGAATATAAATACCAGGGAAGCTGCCGCTGCCTCCAGAGCCCAAATCCTGATATTgtctgaaaaaaatatttaa